A DNA window from Rhineura floridana isolate rRhiFlo1 chromosome 11, rRhiFlo1.hap2, whole genome shotgun sequence contains the following coding sequences:
- the DCAKD gene encoding dephospho-CoA kinase domain-containing protein: MFLVGLTGGIASGKSTVVAMLQALGCAVIDADVIARQVVQPRFLAYRRIVHSFGPEILLETGEINREALGSIIFSQPEKRQLLNSITHPEIQKEILKQILKYFVLGYRYVILDIPLLFETNTLTKFMKHTVLVYCDPQTQLVRLMQRNGLTRAEAEARIAAQLPLDQKVKLASHVIDNSGDLETTRKQALKLHTSLEDSMDFLLVRLLALTAAAGVGSVVYFLLRHLVA, translated from the exons ATGTTTCTGGTGGGACTGACAGGTGGCATCGCGTCAGGAAAAAGCACAGTGGTTGCTATGCTACAGGCATTGGGCTGCGCTGTTATTGATGCTGATGTTATAGCCCGGCAAG TGGTCCAGCCACGTTTCCTGGCATATCGGCGTATTGTGCACTCCTTTGGTCCTGAAATTCTCTTGGAGACCGGTGAGATCAACCGTGAAGCTCTAGGAAGCATAATTTTCTCTCAGCCGGAAAAGCGTCAGCTGCTAAATTCCATCACTCACCCTGAGATCCAGAAGGAGATACTGAAACAGATTTTGAAATACTTTGTGCTTG GCTATCGGTATGTCATCCTGGATATCCCACTCCTTTTTGAAACCAACACACTGACCAAGTTCATGAAACACACAGTTCTTGTGTACTG TGACCCCCAGACCCAGCTGGTCCGCCTGATGCAGAGGAATGGGCTGACCCGGGCAGAGGCAGAAGCACGCATTGCCGCCCAGTTGCCCCTTGATCAAAAGGTGAAACTGGCCAGCCATGTAATCGACAACTCGGGAGACCTTGAGACCACAAGGAAGCAGGCCCTGAAGTTGCACACCTCTCTGGAGGACTCCATGGACTTCCTGCTGGTGCGCCTCTTGGCACTCACAGCAGCGGCTGGGGTTGGCAGTGTTGTGTATTTTCTACTGCGGCATCTCGTGGCTTAA